Proteins encoded together in one Felis catus isolate Fca126 chromosome B3, F.catus_Fca126_mat1.0, whole genome shotgun sequence window:
- the CALM1 gene encoding calmodulin-1, with protein MADQLTEEQIAEFKEAFSLFDKDGDGTITTKELGTVMRSLGQNPTEAELQDMINEVDADGNGTIDFPEFLTMMARKMKDTDSEEEIREAFRVFDKDGNGYISAAELRHVMTNLGEKLTDEEVDEMIREADIDGDGQVNYEEFVQMMTAK; from the exons AGTTCAAGGAAGCTTTCTCCCTATTTGACAAAGATGGCGATGGTACCATCACAACAAAGGAACTTGGAACCGTCATGAGGTCACTGGGTCAGAATCCAACAGAAGCCGAATTGCAGGATATGATCAACGAGGTGGATGCTGACG gtaATGGCACCATTGACTTCCCAGAATTTTTGACTATGATGgctagaaaaatgaaagatacaGACAGTGAAGAAGAAATTCGCGAGGCATTCCGAGTCTTTGACAAG GATGGCAACGGTTACATCAGTGCGGCAGAACTACGTCACGTCATGACAAACTTAGGAGAAAAACTAACAGATGAAGAAGTAGATGAAATGATCAGAGAAGCAGATATCGATGGAGACGGGCAAGTCAACTATGAAG aaTTCGTACAGATGATGACTGCAAAGTGA